From one Danio rerio strain Tuebingen ecotype United States chromosome 19, GRCz12tu, whole genome shotgun sequence genomic stretch:
- the runx1t1 gene encoding protein CBFA2T1 isoform X12, producing MMPDRTEKRSTMPDSPADVKTQSRLTPPTMPPPPTTQGAPRTSSFTPTALTNGTSHSPTALNGAPSPPNGFSNGPSSSSSSSLANQQLPPACGARQLSKLKRFLTTLQQFGNDISPEIGERVRTLVLGLVNSTLTIEEFHSKLQEATNFPLRPFVIPFLKANLPLLQRELVHCARLAKQNPAQYLAQHEQLLLDTSTTSPVDSSELLMDVNENGKRRTPDRTKENGFEREPLHPEHPNKRPCTISPGQRFSPSNGLSYQPNGLPHPTPPPPQHYRLDDMAIAHHYRDSYRHPNHRELRDRPRPLGMHGSSTRQEEVIDHRLTDREWAEEWKHLDHVRKLLNCIMDMVEKTRRSLTVLRRCQETDREELNYWIRRYSDAEDLKKTSSTSTSQSRQQSPASQEGNALEVHRELLHRPVSGYVPEEIWKKAEEAVNEVKRQAMSELQKAVSEAERKAHEMISTERAKMERTVAEARRQAAEDALSVINQQEDSSESCWNCGRKASETCSGCNTARYCGSFCQHKDWEKHHHVCGQTLQAQQQGETPATVSSSATPSSGAGSPADTPSAAATPRSATPGTPSTVENTPR from the exons ATCGCACTGAGAAGCGCTCCACCATGCCCGACTCACCTGCTGATGTGAAAACACAGTCCAGGTTAACTCCGCCCACCATGCCTCCTCCCCCCACCACACAGGGAGCTCCCAGGACCAGCTCCTTCACCCCCACAGCAT TAACGAATGGCACCAGTCACTCTCCCACTGCACTAAATGGAGCTCCATCTCCACCCAATGGCTTCAGCAATGGGCCttcgtcatcatcttcatcctcgcTGGCCAATCAACAGCTGCCACCGGCCTGTGGAGCAAGGCAGCTGAGCAAGCTCAAACGCTTCCTCACAACACTACAGCAGTTCGGCAATGACATCTCGCCTGAGATAGGAGAACGAGTTCGCACGCTGGTCTTAGGACTTGTG AACTCCACTCTAACCATTGAGGAATTCCACTCCAAACTGCAAGAAGCGACCAACTTCCCACTCCGACCGTTTGTCATCCCGTTTCTGAAG GCCAATCTCCCGCTACTGCAGAGGGAACTGGTGCACTGTGCACGGCTGGCCAAGCAGAACCCGGCTCAATACCTAGCCCAACATGAGCAGCTTCTGCTGGACACAAGCACCACGTCGCCTGTCGACTCGTCTGAACTCTTGATGGACGTCAACGAGAATGGCAAGAGAAGAACACCTGACAG AACCAAAGAGAACGGCTTTGAGCGGGAGCCCCTTCATCCTGAGCACCCCAACAAGAGGCCCTGCACAATAAGCCCGGGACAGCGCTTCAGCCCCTCCAACGGGCTCTCCTACCAGCCCAACGGCCTTCCACACCCCACACCACCCCCTCCACAGCACTACCGTCTGGACGACATGGCTATCGCACACCACTACAGAGATTCCTATCGTCACCCCAACCACCGCGAGCTCCGCGACCGCCCTCGGCCACTGG GGATGCACGGCAGCAGCACACGCCAGGAGGAAGTCATAGATCACAGACTCACAGACAGAGAATGGGCAGAAGAGTGGAAGCACCTTGACCATGTAAGAAAa CTCCTGAACTGCATTATGGATATGGTGGAGAAGACACGTCGCTCATTGACAGTGTTGCGGAGGTGCCAGGAGACTGACCGAGAAGAGCTCAACTACTGGATCCGGCGTTACAGCGATGCTGAAGACCTTAAAAAAACCAGCAGCACTAGCACCAGTCAGTCAAGACAACAGAGCCCCGCTAGCCAAGAAGGCAATGCTTTAG AAGTACATAGGGAGCTCCTTCACAGGCCAGTGTCTGGATACGTACCTGAAGAAATCTGGAAGAAAGCCG AAGAGGCTGTGAATGAAGTGAAGAGGCAGGCCATGTCTGAGCTGCAGAAAGCCGTGTCAGAGGCTGAGCGCAAGGCACACGAGATGATCAGCACAGAGCGAGCCAAGATGGAGCGCACGGTGGCTGAGGCCAGGAGGCAAGCAGCAGAGGACGCGCTGTCAGTCATCAACCAGCAGGAGGACTCCAGTGAG AGTTGCTGGAATTGTGGGCGCAAGGCGAGCGAGACCTGCAGCGGCTGCAACACGGCGCGTTACTGCGGTTCCTTCTGCCAGCACAAAGACTGGGAAAAGCACCACCACGTGTGTGGCCAGACACTGCAGGCCCAGCAGCAGGGTGAGACCCCTGCCACCGTCAGCTCTTCAGCCACTCCCAGCAGCGGAGCTGGAAGTCCAGCAGACACGCCGTCTGCCGCCGCCACTCCTCGCTCAGCCACACCCGGCACGCCCTCCACCGTGGAGAACACGCCGCGCTAG
- the runx1t1 gene encoding protein CBFA2T1 isoform X16: protein MMPDRTEKRSTMPDSPADVKTQSRLTPPTMPPPPTTQGAPRTSSFTPTALTNGTSHSPTALNGAPSPPNGFSNGPSSSSSSSLANQQLPPACGARQLSKLKRFLTTLQQFGNDISPEIGERVRTLVLGLVNSTLTIEEFHSKLQEATNFPLRPFVIPFLKANLPLLQRELVHCARLAKQNPAQYLAQHEQLLLDTSTTSPVDSSELLMDVNENGKRRTPDRTKENGFEREPLHPEHPNKRPCTISPGQRFSPSNGLSYQPNGLPHPTPPPPQHYRLDDMAIAHHYRDSYRHPNHRELRDRPRPLGMHGSSTRQEEVIDHRLTDREWAEEWKHLDHVRKLLNCIMDMVEKTRRSLTVLRRCQETDREELNYWIRRYSDAEDLKKTSSTSTSQSRQQSPASQEGNALEVHRELLHRPVSGYVPEEIWKKAEAVNEVKRQAMSELQKAVSEAERKAHEMISTERAKMERTVAEARRQAAEDALSVINQQEDSSESCWNCGRKASETCSGCNTARYCGSFCQHKDWEKHHHVCGQTLQAQQQGETPATVSSSATPSSGAGSPADTPSAAATPRSATPGTPSTVENTPR from the exons ATCGCACTGAGAAGCGCTCCACCATGCCCGACTCACCTGCTGATGTGAAAACACAGTCCAGGTTAACTCCGCCCACCATGCCTCCTCCCCCCACCACACAGGGAGCTCCCAGGACCAGCTCCTTCACCCCCACAGCAT TAACGAATGGCACCAGTCACTCTCCCACTGCACTAAATGGAGCTCCATCTCCACCCAATGGCTTCAGCAATGGGCCttcgtcatcatcttcatcctcgcTGGCCAATCAACAGCTGCCACCGGCCTGTGGAGCAAGGCAGCTGAGCAAGCTCAAACGCTTCCTCACAACACTACAGCAGTTCGGCAATGACATCTCGCCTGAGATAGGAGAACGAGTTCGCACGCTGGTCTTAGGACTTGTG AACTCCACTCTAACCATTGAGGAATTCCACTCCAAACTGCAAGAAGCGACCAACTTCCCACTCCGACCGTTTGTCATCCCGTTTCTGAAG GCCAATCTCCCGCTACTGCAGAGGGAACTGGTGCACTGTGCACGGCTGGCCAAGCAGAACCCGGCTCAATACCTAGCCCAACATGAGCAGCTTCTGCTGGACACAAGCACCACGTCGCCTGTCGACTCGTCTGAACTCTTGATGGACGTCAACGAGAATGGCAAGAGAAGAACACCTGACAG AACCAAAGAGAACGGCTTTGAGCGGGAGCCCCTTCATCCTGAGCACCCCAACAAGAGGCCCTGCACAATAAGCCCGGGACAGCGCTTCAGCCCCTCCAACGGGCTCTCCTACCAGCCCAACGGCCTTCCACACCCCACACCACCCCCTCCACAGCACTACCGTCTGGACGACATGGCTATCGCACACCACTACAGAGATTCCTATCGTCACCCCAACCACCGCGAGCTCCGCGACCGCCCTCGGCCACTGG GGATGCACGGCAGCAGCACACGCCAGGAGGAAGTCATAGATCACAGACTCACAGACAGAGAATGGGCAGAAGAGTGGAAGCACCTTGACCATGTAAGAAAa CTCCTGAACTGCATTATGGATATGGTGGAGAAGACACGTCGCTCATTGACAGTGTTGCGGAGGTGCCAGGAGACTGACCGAGAAGAGCTCAACTACTGGATCCGGCGTTACAGCGATGCTGAAGACCTTAAAAAAACCAGCAGCACTAGCACCAGTCAGTCAAGACAACAGAGCCCCGCTAGCCAAGAAGGCAATGCTTTAG AAGTACATAGGGAGCTCCTTCACAGGCCAGTGTCTGGATACGTACCTGAAGAAATCTGGAAGAAAGCCG AGGCTGTGAATGAAGTGAAGAGGCAGGCCATGTCTGAGCTGCAGAAAGCCGTGTCAGAGGCTGAGCGCAAGGCACACGAGATGATCAGCACAGAGCGAGCCAAGATGGAGCGCACGGTGGCTGAGGCCAGGAGGCAAGCAGCAGAGGACGCGCTGTCAGTCATCAACCAGCAGGAGGACTCCAGTGAG AGTTGCTGGAATTGTGGGCGCAAGGCGAGCGAGACCTGCAGCGGCTGCAACACGGCGCGTTACTGCGGTTCCTTCTGCCAGCACAAAGACTGGGAAAAGCACCACCACGTGTGTGGCCAGACACTGCAGGCCCAGCAGCAGGGTGAGACCCCTGCCACCGTCAGCTCTTCAGCCACTCCCAGCAGCGGAGCTGGAAGTCCAGCAGACACGCCGTCTGCCGCCGCCACTCCTCGCTCAGCCACACCCGGCACGCCCTCCACCGTGGAGAACACGCCGCGCTAG
- the runx1t1 gene encoding protein CBFA2T1: protein MVGISTSFQYRTEKRSTMPDSPADVKTQSRLTPPTMPPPPTTQGAPRTSSFTPTALTNGTSHSPTALNGAPSPPNGFSNGPSSSSSSSLANQQLPPACGARQLSKLKRFLTTLQQFGNDISPEIGERVRTLVLGLVNSTLTIEEFHSKLQEATNFPLRPFVIPFLKANLPLLQRELVHCARLAKQNPAQYLAQHEQLLLDTSTTSPVDSSELLMDVNENGKRRTPDRTKENGFEREPLHPEHPNKRPCTISPGQRFSPSNGLSYQPNGLPHPTPPPPQHYRLDDMAIAHHYRDSYRHPNHRELRDRPRPLGMHGSSTRQEEVIDHRLTDREWAEEWKHLDHLLNCIMDMVEKTRRSLTVLRRCQETDREELNYWIRRYSDAEDLKKTSSTSTSQSRQQSPASQEGNALEVHRELLHRPVSGYVPEEIWKKAEEAVNEVKRQAMSELQKAVSEAERKAHEMISTERAKMERTVAEARRQAAEDALSVINQQEDSSESCWNCGRKASETCSGCNTARYCGSFCQHKDWEKHHHVCGQTLQAQQQGETPATVSSSATPSSGAGSPADTPSAAATPRSATPGTPSTVENTPR from the exons ATCGCACTGAGAAGCGCTCCACCATGCCCGACTCACCTGCTGATGTGAAAACACAGTCCAGGTTAACTCCGCCCACCATGCCTCCTCCCCCCACCACACAGGGAGCTCCCAGGACCAGCTCCTTCACCCCCACAGCAT TAACGAATGGCACCAGTCACTCTCCCACTGCACTAAATGGAGCTCCATCTCCACCCAATGGCTTCAGCAATGGGCCttcgtcatcatcttcatcctcgcTGGCCAATCAACAGCTGCCACCGGCCTGTGGAGCAAGGCAGCTGAGCAAGCTCAAACGCTTCCTCACAACACTACAGCAGTTCGGCAATGACATCTCGCCTGAGATAGGAGAACGAGTTCGCACGCTGGTCTTAGGACTTGTG AACTCCACTCTAACCATTGAGGAATTCCACTCCAAACTGCAAGAAGCGACCAACTTCCCACTCCGACCGTTTGTCATCCCGTTTCTGAAG GCCAATCTCCCGCTACTGCAGAGGGAACTGGTGCACTGTGCACGGCTGGCCAAGCAGAACCCGGCTCAATACCTAGCCCAACATGAGCAGCTTCTGCTGGACACAAGCACCACGTCGCCTGTCGACTCGTCTGAACTCTTGATGGACGTCAACGAGAATGGCAAGAGAAGAACACCTGACAG AACCAAAGAGAACGGCTTTGAGCGGGAGCCCCTTCATCCTGAGCACCCCAACAAGAGGCCCTGCACAATAAGCCCGGGACAGCGCTTCAGCCCCTCCAACGGGCTCTCCTACCAGCCCAACGGCCTTCCACACCCCACACCACCCCCTCCACAGCACTACCGTCTGGACGACATGGCTATCGCACACCACTACAGAGATTCCTATCGTCACCCCAACCACCGCGAGCTCCGCGACCGCCCTCGGCCACTGG GGATGCACGGCAGCAGCACACGCCAGGAGGAAGTCATAGATCACAGACTCACAGACAGAGAATGGGCAGAAGAGTGGAAGCACCTTGACCAT CTCCTGAACTGCATTATGGATATGGTGGAGAAGACACGTCGCTCATTGACAGTGTTGCGGAGGTGCCAGGAGACTGACCGAGAAGAGCTCAACTACTGGATCCGGCGTTACAGCGATGCTGAAGACCTTAAAAAAACCAGCAGCACTAGCACCAGTCAGTCAAGACAACAGAGCCCCGCTAGCCAAGAAGGCAATGCTTTAG AAGTACATAGGGAGCTCCTTCACAGGCCAGTGTCTGGATACGTACCTGAAGAAATCTGGAAGAAAGCCG AAGAGGCTGTGAATGAAGTGAAGAGGCAGGCCATGTCTGAGCTGCAGAAAGCCGTGTCAGAGGCTGAGCGCAAGGCACACGAGATGATCAGCACAGAGCGAGCCAAGATGGAGCGCACGGTGGCTGAGGCCAGGAGGCAAGCAGCAGAGGACGCGCTGTCAGTCATCAACCAGCAGGAGGACTCCAGTGAG AGTTGCTGGAATTGTGGGCGCAAGGCGAGCGAGACCTGCAGCGGCTGCAACACGGCGCGTTACTGCGGTTCCTTCTGCCAGCACAAAGACTGGGAAAAGCACCACCACGTGTGTGGCCAGACACTGCAGGCCCAGCAGCAGGGTGAGACCCCTGCCACCGTCAGCTCTTCAGCCACTCCCAGCAGCGGAGCTGGAAGTCCAGCAGACACGCCGTCTGCCGCCGCCACTCCTCGCTCAGCCACACCCGGCACGCCCTCCACCGTGGAGAACACGCCGCGCTAG
- the runx1t1 gene encoding protein CBFA2T1 isoform X19 gives MMPDRTEKRSTMPDSPADVKTQSRLTPPTMPPPPTTQGAPRTSSFTPTALTNGTSHSPTALNGAPSPPNGFSNGPSSSSSSSLANQQLPPACGARQLSKLKRFLTTLQQFGNDISPEIGERVRTLVLGLVNSTLTIEEFHSKLQEATNFPLRPFVIPFLKANLPLLQRELVHCARLAKQNPAQYLAQHEQLLLDTSTTSPVDSSELLMDVNENGKRRTPDRTKENGFEREPLHPEHPNKRPCTISPGQRFSPSNGLSYQPNGLPHPTPPPPQHYRLDDMAIAHHYRDSYRHPNHRELRDRPRPLGMHGSSTRQEEVIDHRLTDREWAEEWKHLDHLLNCIMDMVEKTRRSLTVLRRCQETDREELNYWIRRYSDAEDLKKTSSTSTSQSRQQSPASQEGNALEVHRELLHRPVSGYVPEEIWKKAEAVNEVKRQAMSELQKAVSEAERKAHEMISTERAKMERTVAEARRQAAEDALSVINQQEDSSESCWNCGRKASETCSGCNTARYCGSFCQHKDWEKHHHVCGQTLQAQQQGETPATVSSSATPSSGAGSPADTPSAAATPRSATPGTPSTVENTPR, from the exons ATCGCACTGAGAAGCGCTCCACCATGCCCGACTCACCTGCTGATGTGAAAACACAGTCCAGGTTAACTCCGCCCACCATGCCTCCTCCCCCCACCACACAGGGAGCTCCCAGGACCAGCTCCTTCACCCCCACAGCAT TAACGAATGGCACCAGTCACTCTCCCACTGCACTAAATGGAGCTCCATCTCCACCCAATGGCTTCAGCAATGGGCCttcgtcatcatcttcatcctcgcTGGCCAATCAACAGCTGCCACCGGCCTGTGGAGCAAGGCAGCTGAGCAAGCTCAAACGCTTCCTCACAACACTACAGCAGTTCGGCAATGACATCTCGCCTGAGATAGGAGAACGAGTTCGCACGCTGGTCTTAGGACTTGTG AACTCCACTCTAACCATTGAGGAATTCCACTCCAAACTGCAAGAAGCGACCAACTTCCCACTCCGACCGTTTGTCATCCCGTTTCTGAAG GCCAATCTCCCGCTACTGCAGAGGGAACTGGTGCACTGTGCACGGCTGGCCAAGCAGAACCCGGCTCAATACCTAGCCCAACATGAGCAGCTTCTGCTGGACACAAGCACCACGTCGCCTGTCGACTCGTCTGAACTCTTGATGGACGTCAACGAGAATGGCAAGAGAAGAACACCTGACAG AACCAAAGAGAACGGCTTTGAGCGGGAGCCCCTTCATCCTGAGCACCCCAACAAGAGGCCCTGCACAATAAGCCCGGGACAGCGCTTCAGCCCCTCCAACGGGCTCTCCTACCAGCCCAACGGCCTTCCACACCCCACACCACCCCCTCCACAGCACTACCGTCTGGACGACATGGCTATCGCACACCACTACAGAGATTCCTATCGTCACCCCAACCACCGCGAGCTCCGCGACCGCCCTCGGCCACTGG GGATGCACGGCAGCAGCACACGCCAGGAGGAAGTCATAGATCACAGACTCACAGACAGAGAATGGGCAGAAGAGTGGAAGCACCTTGACCAT CTCCTGAACTGCATTATGGATATGGTGGAGAAGACACGTCGCTCATTGACAGTGTTGCGGAGGTGCCAGGAGACTGACCGAGAAGAGCTCAACTACTGGATCCGGCGTTACAGCGATGCTGAAGACCTTAAAAAAACCAGCAGCACTAGCACCAGTCAGTCAAGACAACAGAGCCCCGCTAGCCAAGAAGGCAATGCTTTAG AAGTACATAGGGAGCTCCTTCACAGGCCAGTGTCTGGATACGTACCTGAAGAAATCTGGAAGAAAGCCG AGGCTGTGAATGAAGTGAAGAGGCAGGCCATGTCTGAGCTGCAGAAAGCCGTGTCAGAGGCTGAGCGCAAGGCACACGAGATGATCAGCACAGAGCGAGCCAAGATGGAGCGCACGGTGGCTGAGGCCAGGAGGCAAGCAGCAGAGGACGCGCTGTCAGTCATCAACCAGCAGGAGGACTCCAGTGAG AGTTGCTGGAATTGTGGGCGCAAGGCGAGCGAGACCTGCAGCGGCTGCAACACGGCGCGTTACTGCGGTTCCTTCTGCCAGCACAAAGACTGGGAAAAGCACCACCACGTGTGTGGCCAGACACTGCAGGCCCAGCAGCAGGGTGAGACCCCTGCCACCGTCAGCTCTTCAGCCACTCCCAGCAGCGGAGCTGGAAGTCCAGCAGACACGCCGTCTGCCGCCGCCACTCCTCGCTCAGCCACACCCGGCACGCCCTCCACCGTGGAGAACACGCCGCGCTAG
- the runx1t1 gene encoding protein CBFA2T1 isoform X6 yields the protein MVGISTSFQYRTEKRSTMPDSPADVKTQSRLTPPTMPPPPTTQGAPRTSSFTPTALTNGTSHSPTALNGAPSPPNGFSNGPSSSSSSSLANQQLPPACGARQLSKLKRFLTTLQQFGNDISPEIGERVRTLVLGLVNSTLTIEEFHSKLQEATNFPLRPFVIPFLKANLPLLQRELVHCARLAKQNPAQYLAQHEQLLLDTSTTSPVDSSELLMDVNENGKRRTPDRTKENGFEREPLHPEHPNKRPCTISPGQRFSPSNGLSYQPNGLPHPTPPPPQHYRLDDMAIAHHYRDSYRHPNHRELRDRPRPLGMHGSSTRQEEVIDHRLTDREWAEEWKHLDHVRKLLNCIMDMVEKTRRSLTVLRRCQETDREELNYWIRRYSDAEDLKKTSSTSTSQSRQQSPASQEGNALEVHRELLHRPVSGYVPEEIWKKAEEAVNEVKRQAMSELQKAVSEAERKAHEMISTERAKMERTVAEARRQAAEDALSVINQQEDSSESCWNCGRKASETCSGCNTARYCGSFCQHKDWEKHHHVCGQTLQAQQQGETPATVSSSATPSSGAGSPADTPSAAATPRSATPGTPSTVENTPR from the exons ATCGCACTGAGAAGCGCTCCACCATGCCCGACTCACCTGCTGATGTGAAAACACAGTCCAGGTTAACTCCGCCCACCATGCCTCCTCCCCCCACCACACAGGGAGCTCCCAGGACCAGCTCCTTCACCCCCACAGCAT TAACGAATGGCACCAGTCACTCTCCCACTGCACTAAATGGAGCTCCATCTCCACCCAATGGCTTCAGCAATGGGCCttcgtcatcatcttcatcctcgcTGGCCAATCAACAGCTGCCACCGGCCTGTGGAGCAAGGCAGCTGAGCAAGCTCAAACGCTTCCTCACAACACTACAGCAGTTCGGCAATGACATCTCGCCTGAGATAGGAGAACGAGTTCGCACGCTGGTCTTAGGACTTGTG AACTCCACTCTAACCATTGAGGAATTCCACTCCAAACTGCAAGAAGCGACCAACTTCCCACTCCGACCGTTTGTCATCCCGTTTCTGAAG GCCAATCTCCCGCTACTGCAGAGGGAACTGGTGCACTGTGCACGGCTGGCCAAGCAGAACCCGGCTCAATACCTAGCCCAACATGAGCAGCTTCTGCTGGACACAAGCACCACGTCGCCTGTCGACTCGTCTGAACTCTTGATGGACGTCAACGAGAATGGCAAGAGAAGAACACCTGACAG AACCAAAGAGAACGGCTTTGAGCGGGAGCCCCTTCATCCTGAGCACCCCAACAAGAGGCCCTGCACAATAAGCCCGGGACAGCGCTTCAGCCCCTCCAACGGGCTCTCCTACCAGCCCAACGGCCTTCCACACCCCACACCACCCCCTCCACAGCACTACCGTCTGGACGACATGGCTATCGCACACCACTACAGAGATTCCTATCGTCACCCCAACCACCGCGAGCTCCGCGACCGCCCTCGGCCACTGG GGATGCACGGCAGCAGCACACGCCAGGAGGAAGTCATAGATCACAGACTCACAGACAGAGAATGGGCAGAAGAGTGGAAGCACCTTGACCATGTAAGAAAa CTCCTGAACTGCATTATGGATATGGTGGAGAAGACACGTCGCTCATTGACAGTGTTGCGGAGGTGCCAGGAGACTGACCGAGAAGAGCTCAACTACTGGATCCGGCGTTACAGCGATGCTGAAGACCTTAAAAAAACCAGCAGCACTAGCACCAGTCAGTCAAGACAACAGAGCCCCGCTAGCCAAGAAGGCAATGCTTTAG AAGTACATAGGGAGCTCCTTCACAGGCCAGTGTCTGGATACGTACCTGAAGAAATCTGGAAGAAAGCCG AAGAGGCTGTGAATGAAGTGAAGAGGCAGGCCATGTCTGAGCTGCAGAAAGCCGTGTCAGAGGCTGAGCGCAAGGCACACGAGATGATCAGCACAGAGCGAGCCAAGATGGAGCGCACGGTGGCTGAGGCCAGGAGGCAAGCAGCAGAGGACGCGCTGTCAGTCATCAACCAGCAGGAGGACTCCAGTGAG AGTTGCTGGAATTGTGGGCGCAAGGCGAGCGAGACCTGCAGCGGCTGCAACACGGCGCGTTACTGCGGTTCCTTCTGCCAGCACAAAGACTGGGAAAAGCACCACCACGTGTGTGGCCAGACACTGCAGGCCCAGCAGCAGGGTGAGACCCCTGCCACCGTCAGCTCTTCAGCCACTCCCAGCAGCGGAGCTGGAAGTCCAGCAGACACGCCGTCTGCCGCCGCCACTCCTCGCTCAGCCACACCCGGCACGCCCTCCACCGTGGAGAACACGCCGCGCTAG
- the runx1t1 gene encoding protein CBFA2T1 isoform X7, whose protein sequence is MVGISTSFQYRTEKRSTMPDSPADVKTQSRLTPPTMPPPPTTQGAPRTSSFTPTALTNGTSHSPTALNGAPSPPNGFSNGPSSSSSSSLANQQLPPACGARQLSKLKRFLTTLQQFGNDISPEIGERVRTLVLGLVNSTLTIEEFHSKLQEATNFPLRPFVIPFLKANLPLLQRELVHCARLAKQNPAQYLAQHEQLLLDTSTTSPVDSSELLMDVNENGKRRTPDRTKENGFEREPLHPEHPNKRPCTISPGQRFSPSNGLSYQPNGLPHPTPPPPQHYRLDDMAIAHHYRDSYRHPNHRELRDRPRPLGMHGSSTRQEEVIDHRLTDREWAEEWKHLDHVRKLLNCIMDMVEKTRRSLTVLRRCQETDREELNYWIRRYSDAEDLKKTSSTSTSQSRQQSPASQEGNALEVHRELLHRPVSGYVPEEIWKKAEAVNEVKRQAMSELQKAVSEAERKAHEMISTERAKMERTVAEARRQAAEDALSVINQQEDSSESCWNCGRKASETCSGCNTARYCGSFCQHKDWEKHHHVCGQTLQAQQQGETPATVSSSATPSSGAGSPADTPSAAATPRSATPGTPSTVENTPR, encoded by the exons ATCGCACTGAGAAGCGCTCCACCATGCCCGACTCACCTGCTGATGTGAAAACACAGTCCAGGTTAACTCCGCCCACCATGCCTCCTCCCCCCACCACACAGGGAGCTCCCAGGACCAGCTCCTTCACCCCCACAGCAT TAACGAATGGCACCAGTCACTCTCCCACTGCACTAAATGGAGCTCCATCTCCACCCAATGGCTTCAGCAATGGGCCttcgtcatcatcttcatcctcgcTGGCCAATCAACAGCTGCCACCGGCCTGTGGAGCAAGGCAGCTGAGCAAGCTCAAACGCTTCCTCACAACACTACAGCAGTTCGGCAATGACATCTCGCCTGAGATAGGAGAACGAGTTCGCACGCTGGTCTTAGGACTTGTG AACTCCACTCTAACCATTGAGGAATTCCACTCCAAACTGCAAGAAGCGACCAACTTCCCACTCCGACCGTTTGTCATCCCGTTTCTGAAG GCCAATCTCCCGCTACTGCAGAGGGAACTGGTGCACTGTGCACGGCTGGCCAAGCAGAACCCGGCTCAATACCTAGCCCAACATGAGCAGCTTCTGCTGGACACAAGCACCACGTCGCCTGTCGACTCGTCTGAACTCTTGATGGACGTCAACGAGAATGGCAAGAGAAGAACACCTGACAG AACCAAAGAGAACGGCTTTGAGCGGGAGCCCCTTCATCCTGAGCACCCCAACAAGAGGCCCTGCACAATAAGCCCGGGACAGCGCTTCAGCCCCTCCAACGGGCTCTCCTACCAGCCCAACGGCCTTCCACACCCCACACCACCCCCTCCACAGCACTACCGTCTGGACGACATGGCTATCGCACACCACTACAGAGATTCCTATCGTCACCCCAACCACCGCGAGCTCCGCGACCGCCCTCGGCCACTGG GGATGCACGGCAGCAGCACACGCCAGGAGGAAGTCATAGATCACAGACTCACAGACAGAGAATGGGCAGAAGAGTGGAAGCACCTTGACCATGTAAGAAAa CTCCTGAACTGCATTATGGATATGGTGGAGAAGACACGTCGCTCATTGACAGTGTTGCGGAGGTGCCAGGAGACTGACCGAGAAGAGCTCAACTACTGGATCCGGCGTTACAGCGATGCTGAAGACCTTAAAAAAACCAGCAGCACTAGCACCAGTCAGTCAAGACAACAGAGCCCCGCTAGCCAAGAAGGCAATGCTTTAG AAGTACATAGGGAGCTCCTTCACAGGCCAGTGTCTGGATACGTACCTGAAGAAATCTGGAAGAAAGCCG AGGCTGTGAATGAAGTGAAGAGGCAGGCCATGTCTGAGCTGCAGAAAGCCGTGTCAGAGGCTGAGCGCAAGGCACACGAGATGATCAGCACAGAGCGAGCCAAGATGGAGCGCACGGTGGCTGAGGCCAGGAGGCAAGCAGCAGAGGACGCGCTGTCAGTCATCAACCAGCAGGAGGACTCCAGTGAG AGTTGCTGGAATTGTGGGCGCAAGGCGAGCGAGACCTGCAGCGGCTGCAACACGGCGCGTTACTGCGGTTCCTTCTGCCAGCACAAAGACTGGGAAAAGCACCACCACGTGTGTGGCCAGACACTGCAGGCCCAGCAGCAGGGTGAGACCCCTGCCACCGTCAGCTCTTCAGCCACTCCCAGCAGCGGAGCTGGAAGTCCAGCAGACACGCCGTCTGCCGCCGCCACTCCTCGCTCAGCCACACCCGGCACGCCCTCCACCGTGGAGAACACGCCGCGCTAG